One Helianthus annuus cultivar XRQ/B chromosome 12, HanXRQr2.0-SUNRISE, whole genome shotgun sequence genomic region harbors:
- the LOC110913938 gene encoding uncharacterized protein LOC110913938 — MADELLLFLPPDNSDDSSDSSILFFFPKSHQRSRTSRHGATSNRRRYIERQREVGHETLMADYFVEDPKYNENIFRHRFRMSKRLFLKIVSDVEANDSWFQEAFDAQGRKGFTPLQKVRSAIKQLATGSTPDEIDEYLHMAERTSHECLEYFCDTVCKIYAPEFLRRPTSHDMALLYEAREEKHHLPGMFGSFDCTHFVWRFCPKEYRGQYMRGDHRYPTIMLEAVASQDLWFWHAFCGPPGSQNDINVLQQSPLFLMK, encoded by the coding sequence ATGGCGGATGAACTCCTGTTGTTTCTTCCACCCGATAATAGCGACGATTCATCCGATAGtagcattctttttttttttccaaaatctcatcaaagAAGCCGAACTTCAAGACACGGGGCCACATCTAACCGACGGAGATATATTGAACGTCAACGTGAGGTGGggcatgagacactcatggcgGATTATTTTGTCGAAGACCCGAAATACAACGAAAATATTTTTCGGCATAGGTTCCGTATGTCGAAacgtttgtttctaaaaattgtGAGCGACGTGGAAGCGAACGACTCGTGGTTTCAAGAGGCCTTCGATGCGCAAGGTAGGAAAGGCTTTACGCCATTGCAAAAGGTTAGATCGGCTATTAAACAGCTCGCAACGGGTAGCACTCCAGATGAGATCGACGAGTACTTGCATATGGCCGAAAGAACTTCCCACGAGTGCCTAGAATATTTTTGCGACACGGTTTGCAAAATATACGCTCCGGAGTTCTTACGTAGACCGACAAGCCACGACATGGCACTTTTATACGAAGCTCGTGAGGAAAAACATCACCTTCCAGGTATGTTCGGTAGCTTTGATTGCACCCATTTCGTTTGGCGATTTTGTCCCAAAGAGTATCGAGGCCAGTATATGCGAGGAGATCACCGATACCCGACTATTATGCTCGAAGCGGTTGCGTCTCAAGATTTATggttttggcatgctttttgcGGTCCACCAGGTTCACAAAACGATATCAATGTGCtacaacaatctccgttatttttaatgaaatga